The stretch of DNA gcctgctaCAATCAGCTCCAGCGTCAGCGCCTGCATCATGGACCACACGTTCCCTGGACACCTGCTCATGCCCAGGGGCAGACTCCACTAGCTCCGTCCCCACAGGCAGCCAGCTATGGCATTGGGTTGTCCCTACCGCCTGTGGTTAATCAGCAGCGCATCAACGAGTGCGCCGGAATCCCACTAATCTCGAACGCCTCCAGCCACCTGTCCCCGGGTCAACGTCAGCGTCTGCTAAGGAAGACAGCTCCAAAGACGCCACCATGGCCACCGACGGGTGTGCACTCCATGTCCCAGCTGGCGGCCCACACCCAGGGTATGCCACTCCTCCAGCAGAACGGCAAGCAGCATCTGCCACAGCATCACCAGGCGCAGCCGCACCATCATCCACCGTCGTGGAGTGCCTACCAGCCGATGACCCAAGCCAGCCAGAACTACAAGCTGGCGGATAAATCCCGAGCCCTACGCTACCAGAACTCTGCTCCGCCCATGCTCCAAAGCCAGGAAAAACAAACGCTGACCGGTACTGCTACTGGCTGCCAGGATGCCACACCGCCGCCGGAGAGCTGCCTGCCTCGGATCATTAAGCCGCGCAAGCGCCGCAAAAAGGATCGGAAGCCCGGAAACGGGGTACTGCTCAAAATGGAAACGGATCTGCAGATGAAGTCGTCCGTCCAGGGAGAGGATCATCCATACCATCATCTGCTGCCTCTGGCCGGAGGTGGTGGACTCTTGCAGCACGATCACACGCACGGCGTTTGCTTCTGCCGGGACTGCGATCCGCTGCGATCCCTGTGGGACTACCAGACACAAACACTGCGTCGATCGCTCTCCGATGCCTCCTCCAGCGAGCCGGGCGATGGCAGCCGagagtcctcctcctccacctcgtcTACGCACTCGTCGGACAGCTCCTGCGATAGCTCCATCTGCTCCCAGAGTCTGCCGCCGACCAGCAACTGTGCGCCCACTGGGCAGGAGGAGACCGTCGAGGAGTTTGCACCCATAACCGGGGACAGCAGTCGGGCGGACATTGTGGGCGTCATTGGATCGCAGCGGAGCCACCAAGTGGGTCATGCCCATGAGGGCGTCATCGCGACGCCCTCACAGTGCAGCCTCAGCGATGACTCGGGCTATGGCGACATCTTAAGTGGGATTAACATAGCCAACGATCTCTTTGGCAACATTGGCTTCAAAGGCAGGGCCTCATCGGAGTCATCTTACTCGTCCGCCTGCGCCGCCCAGGCGGAGACGCTGCTTGACGAGAGCATCAGCGAGATATCGAGGAAGCTCATTGAGACGTGCAGCAGCGGTgcatcgtcgtcatcgtcgtcgtcgtcgtcaggCGGAGATCGACACGGTTCGGCTTTGGGGTCGGGAGCCAGCGACAGTGGCTTGGATAGTGCTGGCAGCTACAGTCGCGACTCTGGCCTCGTCTTTAGCTTTGAGCATTTGAATCTAAATCTGAATCTGACGGATGCGACGCCCACATCTTTGGATTTTCTTGTGgattgcaacaacaatagcagcagcataagcagcagcgacagaaacGACAGAAAGAGCAACAATGGCATCAGCATGGGCAGCGACAAGGGAGGAGCAACCTCACAGCAATTTTATAACAATTGCTTTGGcctgttgtggcagcagcaacagcagcagtatcAGGGTGGAGGTagaggtggtggtggaggcggaCACGATGACAGccaagtggcagctgccaaaccaaaccaaaaccaaaaccaagacCGAGACAACCGCCGCGACACACCCACAAGCAGGCGACTGATACTGGGAACGTTGCACGGCAAATTGAAGCCAGCATTTTCCACCATCTCGTGACAACGACAAtgaaaaactaatcaaaaatCCAAAGCGACAATCCCCCTGGAATATTATAACTGGAGGAAGGGAGGAGTCGTCGCGTCACCGGCGTGCCCTTAAAAGGCAAGCGTTCGAAAGTCGTACATTTGGAGCGCCCCAGATGGATTGATTCGCGCAGACGCAGCTGTTTTGGGGGCTGACGATGCGTGGGCGCAATCGGGAGAAAATGTATATTCAAgaaatttccaatttccacCTAAACATCAATTGCATAACCAACGATAACCATCCAACGAGAAAgaggaaaga from Drosophila subobscura isolate 14011-0131.10 chromosome O, UCBerk_Dsub_1.0, whole genome shotgun sequence encodes:
- the LOC117899566 gene encoding uncharacterized protein LOC117899566, whose product is MRSHVAVYRAPDNGNIHAGPFARYHQSQHLHWASTQPVPPPTSAAAAAAAACYNQLQRQRLHHGPHVPWTPAHAQGQTPLAPSPQAASYGIGLSLPPVVNQQRINECAGIPLISNASSHLSPGQRQRLLRKTAPKTPPWPPTGVHSMSQLAAHTQGMPLLQQNGKQHLPQHHQAQPHHHPPSWSAYQPMTQASQNYKLADKSRALRYQNSAPPMLQSQEKQTLTGTATGCQDATPPPESCLPRIIKPRKRRKKDRKPGNGVLLKMETDLQMKSSVQGEDHPYHHLLPLAGGGGLLQHDHTHGVCFCRDCDPLRSLWDYQTQTLRRSLSDASSSEPGDGSRESSSSTSSTHSSDSSCDSSICSQSLPPTSNCAPTGQEETVEEFAPITGDSSRADIVGVIGSQRSHQVGHAHEGVIATPSQCSLSDDSGYGDILSGINIANDLFGNIGFKGRASSESSYSSACAAQAETLLDESISEISRKLIETCSSGASSSSSSSSSGGDRHGSALGSGASDSGLDSAGSYSRDSGLVFSFEHLNLNLNLTDATPTSLDFLVDCNNNSSSISSSDRNDRKSNNGISMGSDKGGATSQQFYNNCFGLLWQQQQQQKQQ